ACTGCAACGATGGTGCCGCCGACGGCCACAGCGACGGCGACGCCAATCCCGCCGACGGCTACAGCTACTGCGACCGCGACGGCAATCCCGCCGACCGCGACGATGGTGCCGCCGACGGCCACAGCGACGGCGACGGCAATCCCGCCGACGGCCACAGCTACGGCGACGCCAATCCCGCCAACCGCTACCGCGACGGCGACTGCAACGATGGTGCCGCCGACGGCGACAGCGACGGCGACGCCGATTCCACCGACCGCGACACCGACTGATCTGCCGACCGCGACTCCGATCCCGGCGACAGCGACGGCGACGGCAATCCCGCCGACCGCGACGGCGACGATGGTGCCGCCGACGGCGACAGCGACGGCGACGATGGTGCCGCCGACCGCCACCGCGACGCCAATCCCGCCGACCGCCACCGCGACGCCGGTTCCGCCGACAGCTACGGCGACGGCAATCCCGCCGACGGCCACAGCTACGGCGACGGCAATCCCGCCGACGGCGACGGCAATCCCGCCAACCGCCACCGCGACGATGGTGCCGCCGACCGCCACCGCGACGGCAATCCCGCCGACCGCCACCGCGACGCCAATCCCGCCGACGGCCACAGCTACGGCGACGCCAATCCCGCCGACGGCTACAGCTACTGCGACCGCGACAGCAATCCCGCCGACCGCCACCGCGACGATGGTGCCGCCGACGACGGCCACAGCTACGGCGACGCCAATCCCGCCAACCGCCACCGCTCAGCCGCCTGCCGCACTTCCGAGCCAGATGGTACGCGTGGATAGCATCCAGATCGGCCGCGATAGCAGTGATCAGTTCACCGCAATGAACGTCTTCAAACCGGGCGACAACCTGGTGGTGCGCGCGCACGTCACCGACAACAATGGCAACTCGGTCAGCCACGCCTCCGTCACGCTGGCCGTGCTGAAGCCGGATGGCACCGCGCAGTGCACGAGCACGGGCTTGACCGACGACATGGGCGATATGACGATCACGTGCAGCACTTTGCAGCAGTCGCCCGTCGGCGTGTGGACTGTCCGGCTTCGCACGGTCAGCCGGACCGGCTACGGCACGGATATGACGCAGTCCGTGATGTGGAGCTTGTTCACACTCCAATAATGGCTACACCCGTTCGGTGCAAAGATTGACACCCGGGGCAGATCAATGCGGATGACGCGCTTCGGCTAAGTTCACGCAATGAACTAAAGGTGGATCCCATGACATGGCGACCGAGCAGGCTTACAAGAGAACAGATGGAGGAGCGTCGTCTGGCAGGCGCACGGATGCTGCGCGAGGGGCGGCGGCAATCGGATATCGCGAGAGAGCTTGGCGTCAGCGAGGCGGCCGTAAGCCAGTGGAAGCATGAATTAGAAGAGAATGGCACGGGGGCGCTGCGAGCGAACCCGGCCACCGGCCGGCCGTCTAAACTGGACGCGATGCAACGGCTGGAGTTGAAGCGACTGTTGCATCAGGGCGCGCGCGCGGCAGGTCACGATTCGGAGCAGTGGACGCAGTT
This Chloroflexota bacterium DNA region includes the following protein-coding sequences:
- a CDS encoding transposase — encoded protein: MTWRPSRLTREQMEERRLAGARMLREGRRQSDIARELGVSEAAVSQWKHELEENGTGALRANPATGRPSKLDAMQRLELKRLLHQGARAAGHDSEQWTQLRVQQLIHTRFGVWYHPNYVGRLLAQLGVSIGEELEPVVENSDDLTITWARMQ